The Candidatus Stygibacter australis sequence TGGAAAAGCAATAGAATGCCTTATGCGGATTCTGGCTGAAGATGATACCATTGTTTCTGTGCATTATAATCTTGCACTTGCTTATTTAGCTGATATGCAGATTGCCAGGGCTCTGGAGCATTTCCAGAAAGTGGTGGATCTTGATCCAGAGCATAAATCTGCTCAGCTTAAACTGGATGAGATATATAACGATCAGGAGATGCTGTATTCTTATGGAATTGCAGCTCCTAAGGATATCACTAATTCAGAAGAGTTAAATATCAATTTCAGGATTGGTGAAGCCTATAAGGGTTTCCACATGATTGACAAGACCTTTAAGTATTTGAAGCAGCTTGCGATTGATAAGGAAAAGAAATAGTCTATAACTAAAAAAAGCGACCATTTCTGGTCGCTTTTTTTGTTGTATCCAGACCATCCCTGGTCTGGGTTTCATCTATTTTGCATAAATTTTATTTTACCAAAGTACCCAGATATTCTTCTGTCATTTGTTTGGCTTTCACATGGTCAGGAATGTAATCCGGTAAAATAATTGGTGATATCCTGTTCTTTGGAATACCTAATTTATCTACTTCTTTAGCATATTCATCAACATGCTTTAAGGTAAGTTCGCCAAGTTCGATTCCTGATATTACTTTATCCGCTGCATGAATACCTGCTCTTCTACCAAATACGATAATATCGAGCTGAGAATTTCCCATCAAACGGTTTCTGCCATGAATTCCTCCAGAAGCTTCACCTACTACATAGAGTCCGGGGACAGTGGTTTCTGCGTTTTCATTGATCTCCAGTCCGCCATTTTGATAATGCAGAGTGGGGAAGACGAGCATGGGATATTTGCGAATATCGATATCAAATCTCTCATATTGCCTAAGCATAGCGGGAAGAGTTGTCTCGATCGTACCTTCGCCAGAAAGTTCTTCAATCAGGGGACTATCCAGCCAGATACCCTTTAAGCCTGAAGGAGTTGTTACTCCCCGATCTTCTTCGCATTCGCGGATAAAGGCAGATGCTTCCACATCACGTGGTTCAAGCGGATAAACAAATAGTTCCCCGGCTTCATTCACGGGTTGAGCACCAATAGATCTGATCTTTTCGGTACATAAAAATCCCACTATTTGTTCAGGGAATACAGCTCCCGTGGGATGATATTGCACAGAATCCATAAACATCAGGTTAGCACCAGCGCGATAACCTAATACCAGTCCATCTCCGGTAGCACCGTAATGGTTAGTAGTTTCAAATCCTCGTATATGTAATCTGCCAAAGCCACCAGTGGCGATTATCACTGTTTTAGCTTTCACAATAAAATATTCTTTGAGCTCGATATGATATAATACTGCCCCGGCTACCTGACCTTTATCATCAAGGATAAGTTCAGTAGCTGAGGTATATTCCAGATATTTCACGTTCTGGGCATTGCTGTATACTTCATCTCGAAGGACACGGCAGATACCGGCACCTGTATAATCACGAGTGGAGTGCATGCGGTTACGGCAAGTTCCACCACCTGGTTTCACTGTCATTCTGCCATCATCATCTTTATCAAACATCACTCCCAGGTCTTCCAGCCATTTGATAGATTTTGGACCATCCATCACCAGTGCTTCCACCAGCTCTTTCTTATTGTCAAAATGACCGCCACCGATTACATCCAGATAGTGAAGCGTGGGGCTGTCATCTCTTTGATCAGCAGCCTGAATACCACCCTGAGCCATCATGGAATTGCTGTCACCAAGTCTAAGCTTGGTCACCAGAAGAGTTTTCACCCCTTTTCTATCTGCTTCAATCGCAGCAGAAAGTCCGGCTGAACCTGCACCAATTACCAGCACATCAGTTTCATAATCAACTTTTGAAAGGTCTAATTCACTTGCTCTATTGCGGGGATAAGATTCCATGATGTCCACTACTTCATTGATGATCATATCACCCTTATTTACCCCAATCCGCATTTCTCGCAAAGCGTCTGTTTTATAATCTGGATGATAGGATTCCAGGATGTTTTCACGCTCCTGTTCGTTCATGGGAGGATACACCTGTTTCCCCTGTTTTCTGGCGATTGCCAGCCTTTTTGCCCTAGTGGCTTCTACTTTTTTAATTGATTCCATCATATATTCTGGATACATTTATTGCCTCCCAATACTTATCTAATCTTCATTTCGCGGGAATAATACTTCTTCACCAGATCATCATGACCCATATTATTCAATTCTTCGATTTCCGTATCAAATTTGCCGTCTGCTATTTCCTGCAGCCGATCTGCCAGTTCCGGACTCGGTTTCGCCAGGTATCTACCATACAATCTCTGTGCCAGAGTGGCAGCATTGAATTGCACAATATCAGCCGGACAGCGCAAAGCGCATAAACCGCAGCGAATGCAGTCAAATGATGTAGATGCTGCTGCTGCAATATCACCACGCTTAAGCTGCTGGATGTAATCCATAACCTTGATGTCCTGGGGACATGCTTTGGAGCAGGTATTGCAGGCTACGCAACGGAATATTGTGGGAAAAAGTTCTTTGAATGTATTAACATCGGGTTTTAATTCTGCCAGATCATATCGCGGTCTCTCTGCCGGCACAAATGGTATTTGCACCAGAGACATCTCATCAGTGACCACTGTTTGACAGGCTAATCCACCTTTAAGTTTAAAATCTCCCTTTTCTCGATAAACTGTGGCACAGGCTCCGCAGAATCCTTCCCGGCAGCCCAGTCCTTTTTTCAACTGAAATCCGGCATATTCCCAAGCCATGATAATCGTGGAACCTTCCGGTACCAGTTGGGGTTCACCCATTATATAAACAGTAATCATCTTTTGCTCTACTGCCATCGTCAATGACCTCCATAGATTTTTATTTTTTAAATATTTTTTGATTTAATATCGGCATTCCGTCCACTTTATTCTGCTCAAAGCCAAATTCATTGATATCAAGTCCCAGAGCAATTGCCAGAAGCTGAGTGAAATACAGAATTGGTATTGGTTCAAAGCTGGGATTTTGAATTTGGATCAATGCTTGACGGTTATCCAGATTAAAGGCACACAAAGGACAACTTGTAACTATCACGTCTGCACCATTTGCCCGGGCATCTTCCAGTATCTTTCTGGTTAGTTTAATTACGATATTTTCCTTACTAACGGTTAAATAGCTGCCGCAGCAAGTTTTTCGAGAACGCCAATCCACAGCTTCAGCGGAAAGAGATTTGATAAAATCTTCCATAATTACAGGTTCTTCGGCATCATCAATTCCTACTTCTTTAGGGCGTATCAGCATGCAACCATAATATGGAGCTACTTTTAATCCTTTCAAAGGCACTTTCACCTTCTCAGCTATTTTATCAAACCCGTAGTCTCTTAATATTTCCAGATAATGCACTACGTCCAGACTGCCATCATATTGCCGGTCTTCCTTATACATAAAATCATTGATCGTTTCCAGTTCATCGGCATGTTCACGCATCTTAAGGTTTGATCTTTTGAGTGTATTCATACACATTGAGCAGAGTGTGAGCATTTTGTTATCTGTATCCACCATCTTATCATCCTGCATCTCTAATACCCTGATCATGTTGCGTACAGGTGCCAGATGGTGCATCAAATCATCACTTGTGAGAGAAGAAACAACTCCGCAGCAGTTCCAGCGGGGAATCTCTACAAATTCAATACCCAGTGCTGCTCC is a genomic window containing:
- a CDS encoding FAD-binding protein; this encodes MYPEYMMESIKKVEATRAKRLAIARKQGKQVYPPMNEQERENILESYHPDYKTDALREMRIGVNKGDMIINEVVDIMESYPRNRASELDLSKVDYETDVLVIGAGSAGLSAAIEADRKGVKTLLVTKLRLGDSNSMMAQGGIQAADQRDDSPTLHYLDVIGGGHFDNKKELVEALVMDGPKSIKWLEDLGVMFDKDDDGRMTVKPGGGTCRNRMHSTRDYTGAGICRVLRDEVYSNAQNVKYLEYTSATELILDDKGQVAGAVLYHIELKEYFIVKAKTVIIATGGFGRLHIRGFETTNHYGATGDGLVLGYRAGANLMFMDSVQYHPTGAVFPEQIVGFLCTEKIRSIGAQPVNEAGELFVYPLEPRDVEASAFIRECEEDRGVTTPSGLKGIWLDSPLIEELSGEGTIETTLPAMLRQYERFDIDIRKYPMLVFPTLHYQNGGLEINENAETTVPGLYVVGEASGGIHGRNRLMGNSQLDIIVFGRRAGIHAADKVISGIELGELTLKHVDEYAKEVDKLGIPKNRISPIILPDYIPDHVKAKQMTEEYLGTLVK
- a CDS encoding CoB--CoM heterodisulfide reductase iron-sulfur subunit B family protein, giving the protein MKIPYFPGCSLKTYGSSFEKSAIASGAALGIEFVEIPRWNCCGVVSSLTSDDLMHHLAPVRNMIRVLEMQDDKMVDTDNKMLTLCSMCMNTLKRSNLKMREHADELETINDFMYKEDRQYDGSLDVVHYLEILRDYGFDKIAEKVKVPLKGLKVAPYYGCMLIRPKEVGIDDAEEPVIMEDFIKSLSAEAVDWRSRKTCCGSYLTVSKENIVIKLTRKILEDARANGADVIVTSCPLCAFNLDNRQALIQIQNPSFEPIPILYFTQLLAIALGLDINEFGFEQNKVDGMPILNQKIFKK
- a CDS encoding 4Fe-4S dicluster domain-containing protein, producing MAVEQKMITVYIMGEPQLVPEGSTIIMAWEYAGFQLKKGLGCREGFCGACATVYREKGDFKLKGGLACQTVVTDEMSLVQIPFVPAERPRYDLAELKPDVNTFKELFPTIFRCVACNTCSKACPQDIKVMDYIQQLKRGDIAAAASTSFDCIRCGLCALRCPADIVQFNAATLAQRLYGRYLAKPSPELADRLQEIADGKFDTEIEELNNMGHDDLVKKYYSREMKIR